The nucleotide window TGTATCTCAGCTCGCAAGTCCTCAAGACGGGAGTGGTTCTCGCCGATCTGCCTGGTCAGTATCCTCCAGTAATACACTCAGAGGAACAGGCAAAATCCCTGACACGAGATAGGCCTCCATGACACAAACTTGGCACGTGTTCGAGCAACTCAAGACTACCTTCTGAAGTGCGACAACATCCTCATCGTGGCCAAGATCTCACGAGCAATCACGGATCAATCCCTCAAGTCGTCGCTGTTTTATGTTCTTTCTCGGCATATGCCTTTGGAGTGGGACCAGTCGGGCGCACAGAGGATGAAAATAGCTGTCGTCTGTACCAAAGCCGAGGTAAATGCTGCACGCGCTCCTCAGACTGCACCATATCCTTACATCTCTCTAGGAGATCAACATAAACACGGCGAGAACAGAATTTTGTGGTCCGGGCAAGATAATCTCGACCGAGACAATGAAGCAGCTGGACGATGAAATCGACAAGGCAAAGGCTTCAGGTGACAGGAAGAGAAAGAAGCGCGCCAAACTGCAGTACGTCGTCATCCCACTCCTAAACCCACATGATAAATGACGCTCTAACGCCATCCAAGGCAGCAACTGGCCCTCATTCGGGCCAGGGCGCAGCACGTGAAAGAAAACCTCCAGCTTGCCTACTCCTCGAAGATGAGGGGCAGCAAACTAGAGGTCTTCTGCGTCTCCAGTGCCTGGTATGAGAAGTATTGTCCCAAAGGCAATGTAGAGCTTGTGCAAGGAAGCGGCATCCCCGATTTGCGACGTTTCTGCCATACCGTCGTGGCGGACATACATTTGAACGAGGCAAAGCAATTCCTCAAACCAAAGCTCTCGGGTCTTCTCAACTCACTTGATCTATACGCGCGCTCAAACATGACGAGGAGCGACGAAGCCAGCAAGGCTAGAGCGGGCTACGCAGCAATCGTCAAGGACCTAGATGGGGTCGTTAGAGAGGTAATGCCTGCCAGCGCCGGGACTGCGGCATACCTATCAGCATTGCTCATGGTTACTCACGAATCGTTTAGAATAAATCCTTGGCAGACACTTTTCGGCGGGATTGTAAGAGGAGCTTCGAGGACCAGATCCTGACGTTCTTCGGTAAGCTGGAAAGCCCCCACGCCACATTCCGTGCCGCGAACAAGTGCCAAGTGCTAACGTGCTACGGTTGAAGATCGGCGGGGACACCATtgggaggcagcggcgactAATGAAGGGCGAAAATGGGATAGCAAACAGGTAAGTCCTTGTGCCTGGGCCAAAAAAAGAAGATCAAGCTAAACATGTCCCAGGAGTGGCATTCGTGTATTCCGCAGCCCAACCCCGAGCACTTGGATGGGCTCAACTGACACTGGCCCTGCAGCTCAAATCAATGCTTGGTGTCTTAACAACGGTGACCACCAGACCACCAGAAAGCCCCGTGAGAATTGGAACGCCAACATCATTTGGAAGATGCGCGCGGAGCTTGAGTCACCATGGGATATtctcgaggaagaggctGTAGATATTTTCTCCGCAGTCCTCAAGGAATCGACACGTGTTTTAGGGGCTATGAAGGAAAGCATGCGACGTAAGTGTTTCCACACGGCCTCGTTATACGGCATATGTATGGGACAGCTTACACGAATGTATCACGATAGGCGACGCGCCGCTCCACTCCACTTGTTCGCTTCTCACTGGTATAGACTGCCGGCTGCAACTGCTCGAGTATGAATTCTGGAGACACCAGAGAAAGCTTGTTGACGAATTGAGGTATAATAGCTCACGAAGCATGGCTTCTCAACGGTTGTTGCTGACGTTGAACGATAAACAGGGCCTTGAGGAGATATGCATCCGAGGCGAATCACACCTCCTTTATTCTCCAAGACATGATCCCCACGTATCGAGATGCAGTGGAACAGCACGGTGCGTCTCTCAAACACCCTCCTTACCACGACCTTGTCAAGCCTGGAATCGGACCGGCTTGGACTTGGTCTTCGAACGTGCCTGTCATAAACTAGGAGGGGGCAGTCGATTTGAACGCTAGCTTACAACGAGTCGGCAGGAAATGGCAAACGAGCTCGACAAGTAGGCATTCTACGGGGCCATATCGATACCGGGGCCATGTTTGCGGAGCTCTCGGTGTTGCTCAACACGAGAGTCGATGAGATGGTTGCATCGGCAGGCATGGGGCTGGCCGGGTGTCTAGACGCTGCGTTGCGCAAAGTCAGAAGCGACGTGGACATTGCCTTTCGATGCGTCAATGGGGTGCCCGCGACAGACCCTTCTTCGCTGGACATGAAGGCCAGGCGGCGTGTAAGGGAGTTCGTGGCGGCTGTAAACGGTCTGAAGCCGAGACACGTTGCTTTGTTACGTAGCATTGAGACATTCTGAGTAAAAGTCGGAGTCGGGGACTGAACCCCATGTCCCGCCATGGGACGTATAATAGGTGCGTTTCTTGGTCAGCTTGCAGACTCTGAGGATCGATCTGCATGCCATACCCATATTGGTTATTATATACGTAACATTGAGCTGAATGTGTAGACGCGGAGTCATTCTACATATCCCGGCAAGACGAGCCAATTCGATTGACACATTTCATGTGCATAAGACCTCCCTGAATGCAGCTATGACGTGGCATGGCAGCAATCTCGCGGCACCTTTCTGGCGAAGTTATATGGCGATCCCGCGCGCTTCCGTGACATCTTGCGGGGAGCGGGACGAGCGGGACGTCAACAATTCGTCATCCACAAACAATATTGAACGGCCGCTACAAGTGAGCAAATCCTTTTTTttaagaaaaaaaaaggaaagaaaatAAACATCATGGCCACTACTGCCGAGGTCGGGaacgtctccgccgccccggaAGCGGAGACGATGCAGCTCCGCCTGGCGTCCGGCAACGGCCCCATCACGCGGACCATCCGCCGCACGCCGCTCCGGGacgcgtcgccgtccgagATCCCTCTCATCGACGCCTCGCCCCTGTTCAGCGACTCGTTGGCAGATCGCCAGGGCGTGGCACGCAAGATGCGTGATGCGGCCACCAACAACGGCTTCTTCTACATCAGCGACCACGGTATCCCGGCCGAGGTGACGGACAGCGCGCACGAGGCGTGCCTGGGCTTCTTCCGCCAGGGCATGGAGGTCAAGACGAAGACGGACGCGAACAAGGGCATACTTCACAACGGATACCGCGCGCCGGGCACGCAGAGACTCAAcccggccgagggcgtcgacgtccgcGAGGCGTACAGGATTCGCTACGATCCTCGCATGGACCCGGCCGTTGCGGACCCGTCGAGCATCCCGGAGCACGCGGCCAAGTATTTACATGCCCCCAACTCGCCCTGGGAGAGCACGGAGAAGTTGCCACACTTCAAGGAGTCGTTTGTGCGCTACTTCCAGGCCA belongs to Purpureocillium takamizusanense chromosome 1, complete sequence and includes:
- a CDS encoding uncharacterized protein (EggNog:ENOG503NW4P~COG:Q); the protein is MATTAEVGNVSAAPEAETMQLRLASGNGPITRTIRRTPLRDASPSEIPLIDASPLFSDSLADRQGVARKMRDAATNNGFFYISDHGIPAEVTDSAHEACLGFFRQGMEVKTKTDANKGILHNGYRAPGTQRLNPAEGVDVREAYRIRYDPRMDPAVADPSSIPEHAAKYLHAPNSPWESTEKLPHFKESFVRYFQASLVLARALTRAFALSLGLDEDAFDDKVQYPNASFALNYYPPLPGGSDSSGGGGDKATATLAPGDPDARVSIGSHTDFQLFTILWQDDNGGLQVLNRQGQWIGARPVKGTFVVNIGDYMQHITNGLYVSTVHRVQNWSGRERVSIAFFWGFGLHDSCRVLDSCVAEGEENKYDEMRCIDWFNRRFENMLDLSEQK